One segment of Panicum virgatum strain AP13 chromosome 3K, P.virgatum_v5, whole genome shotgun sequence DNA contains the following:
- the LOC120699738 gene encoding uncharacterized protein LOC120699738 isoform X4 — translation MGSPHEDSLPPSPNPSRCRPQPWCHACTSQIRSASAGCWASLFLPLVMASRLMGVEASLANGGVQAGLVENPGEDNHDMRVSLLGLPSLSVVEVPLFLLYSLPGGPLQHAEHFLPAGSVLVWLDCLCTGSKITNTVRFLSGWRSWPRHLW, via the exons ATGGGCTCTCCCCACGAGGATTCACTGccgccatcacccaatccgagcaGATGCCGCCCACAGCCATGGTGCCATGCGTGCACTTCCCAGATCCGGTCAGCTTCGGCTGGCTGCTGGGCCTCTCTCTTTCTGCCGCTCGTCATGGCTTCTCGTCTGATGGGCGTTGAGGCCTCCCTTGCCAACGGAGGCGTGCAGGCCGGCCTCGTTGAGAACCCAGGCGAGGACAACCACGACATGCGGGTTTCCCTCTTAGGCCTCCCATCGCTATCCGTCGTCGAGGTGCCGTTGTTCCTGCTCTACTCCCT GCCTGGAGGACCCCTGCAGCATGCTGAGCACTTCCTACCTGCCGGCAGCGTACTGGTTTGG CTCGACTGCTTGTGCACGGGCAGCAAAATTACAAATACTGTTCGATTTCTCTCAG GATGGAGATCGTGGCCAAGGCACCTATGGTGA
- the LOC120699738 gene encoding uncharacterized protein LOC120699738 isoform X1 produces the protein MGSPHEDSLPPSPNPSRCRPQPWCHACTSQIRSASAGCWASLFLPLVMASRLMGVEASLANGGVQAGLVENPGEDNHDMRVSLLGLPSLSVVEVPLFLLYSLPGGPLQHAEHFLPAGSVLVWLDCLCTGSKITNTVRFLSVSPQDGDRGQGTYGDCVYCVGSDSLF, from the exons ATGGGCTCTCCCCACGAGGATTCACTGccgccatcacccaatccgagcaGATGCCGCCCACAGCCATGGTGCCATGCGTGCACTTCCCAGATCCGGTCAGCTTCGGCTGGCTGCTGGGCCTCTCTCTTTCTGCCGCTCGTCATGGCTTCTCGTCTGATGGGCGTTGAGGCCTCCCTTGCCAACGGAGGCGTGCAGGCCGGCCTCGTTGAGAACCCAGGCGAGGACAACCACGACATGCGGGTTTCCCTCTTAGGCCTCCCATCGCTATCCGTCGTCGAGGTGCCGTTGTTCCTGCTCTACTCCCT GCCTGGAGGACCCCTGCAGCATGCTGAGCACTTCCTACCTGCCGGCAGCGTACTGGTTTGG CTCGACTGCTTGTGCACGGGCAGCAAAATTACAAATACTGTTCGATTTCTCTCAG TTTCTCCTCAGGATGGAGATCGTGGCCAAGGCACCTATGGTGATTGCGTCTACTGTGTAGGGTCAGATAGCTTGTTCTAA
- the LOC120699738 gene encoding uncharacterized protein LOC120699738 isoform X3, with protein MGSPHEDSLPPSPNPSRCRPQPWCHACTSQIRSASAGCWASLFLPLVMASRLMGVEASLANGGVQAGLVENPGEDNHDMRVSLLGLPSLSVVEVPLFLLYSLPGGPLQHAEHFLPAGSVLVWVSSTACARAAKLQILFDFSQFLLRMEIVAKAPMVIASTV; from the exons ATGGGCTCTCCCCACGAGGATTCACTGccgccatcacccaatccgagcaGATGCCGCCCACAGCCATGGTGCCATGCGTGCACTTCCCAGATCCGGTCAGCTTCGGCTGGCTGCTGGGCCTCTCTCTTTCTGCCGCTCGTCATGGCTTCTCGTCTGATGGGCGTTGAGGCCTCCCTTGCCAACGGAGGCGTGCAGGCCGGCCTCGTTGAGAACCCAGGCGAGGACAACCACGACATGCGGGTTTCCCTCTTAGGCCTCCCATCGCTATCCGTCGTCGAGGTGCCGTTGTTCCTGCTCTACTCCCT GCCTGGAGGACCCCTGCAGCATGCTGAGCACTTCCTACCTGCCGGCAGCGTACTGGTTTGG GTCAGCTCGACTGCTTGTGCACGGGCAGCAAAATTACAAATACTGTTCGATTTCTCTCAG TTTCTCCTCAGGATGGAGATCGTGGCCAAGGCACCTATGGTGATTGCGTCTACTGTGTAG
- the LOC120699738 gene encoding uncharacterized protein LOC120699738 isoform X2: protein MGSPHEDSLPPSPNPSRCRPQPWCHACTSQIRSASAGCWASLFLPLVMASRLMGVEASLANGGVQAGLVENPGEDNHDMRVSLLGLPSLSVVEVPLFLLYSLPGGPLQHAEHFLPAGSVLVWVSSTACARAAKLQILFDFSQDGDRGQGTYGDCVYCVGSDSLF, encoded by the exons ATGGGCTCTCCCCACGAGGATTCACTGccgccatcacccaatccgagcaGATGCCGCCCACAGCCATGGTGCCATGCGTGCACTTCCCAGATCCGGTCAGCTTCGGCTGGCTGCTGGGCCTCTCTCTTTCTGCCGCTCGTCATGGCTTCTCGTCTGATGGGCGTTGAGGCCTCCCTTGCCAACGGAGGCGTGCAGGCCGGCCTCGTTGAGAACCCAGGCGAGGACAACCACGACATGCGGGTTTCCCTCTTAGGCCTCCCATCGCTATCCGTCGTCGAGGTGCCGTTGTTCCTGCTCTACTCCCT GCCTGGAGGACCCCTGCAGCATGCTGAGCACTTCCTACCTGCCGGCAGCGTACTGGTTTGG GTCAGCTCGACTGCTTGTGCACGGGCAGCAAAATTACAAATACTGTTCGATTTCTCTCAG GATGGAGATCGTGGCCAAGGCACCTATGGTGATTGCGTCTACTGTGTAGGGTCAGATAGCTTGTTCTAA